The Haloferax sp. Atlit-12N region GGTCGAGCGCCCACGTCGCCGACCTGCTCTCCGAAGCCGGCGTCCCCGCGGAGAATCTCGAAACCGGCATGGACGGCTGGGCGCGCGTCTACCGCGCCCGCGAACTCCCGGTCAGAATCGCGGACGGGGACTCGAACGCGGACGCGACGGTCCTCCAGTACGACCGCCCCTCCAGCGGCTGTCTCGCCTATCTGGTCGTCGCCGGCGACGAGGCGGTCGTCGTCGACCCGCTTCGGGCGTTCGCGGACCGATACGTCGAAGACGCCCGCGAGCGCGGTGCGGAAGTCGTCGCCGCCGTCGACACCCACGTCCACGCCGACCACATCAGCGGCGTCAGCGCGGTCGCGGAGCGAACCGAGGCGACCGCCGTCTTCCCGGCAGGCGCGACCGACCGCGGCCTCGACTTCGACGCGCGACTCGTCGCTGACGGCGAGACCATCGGCATCGGCGACGCGGAACTCGTCGCCGTCCACGCGCCGGGGCACACGACCGAGATGACTGCGTTCCGCCTCGGCGACCTGCTCTTTGCGAGCGACAGCCTCTTTTTAGAGAGCGTCGCTCGCCCGGACCTCGAAGACGGCGACGAGGGCGCGCCCGCCGCCGCGAGGCGGCTTCACGCGACGCTCACGGAACGCTACGGGGAGTTCGCCGACGACACGCTGGTCGCGCCCACCCACTACGGCCCGCGGACGGTCCCGGACGAAACCGGCGCGTACGTCGCGGAACTCGGGACGCTCCGGGACCGACTCGGGGCGCTCTCGATGGACGAGGCGGCGTTCGTCTCGTTCGTCTGTTCCGACATGCCGCCGCGGCCGGCCAACTACGAGCGCATCATCGAGACGAACCTCGGGCGCGACTCGCTGTCGGACGAAGAGGCGTTCGAGGTCGAGTTGGGGCCGAACAACTGCGCGGCGACGAGCGAGGCGTGAGACGCGGTCCGCGGGCCGAGCGCGTGTGCCGGGCCGGCGCGTCGGCTCAGCGGCGCGATGCGGAACTGAGAACGTGGGTCGGCGGCCGCAGGGCCGCCCCCGGAGAGTACCCGTCGTCAGTCGTCGTCTGCGGCGGTGCCGGCGGCCGCGGCGTCGCCCTCGATGCTCGGGGGGTAGACGCCGCGGTCGAGTTTGAGGTCGCTCTGCGGGCGGGCCATGCAGGTGAGCGCGAAGCGCTCGGCCTCCTCTTCAGTCAGCCCGCGAGCGGCGGGCTGGGTGACGTCGCCTTCGAGAATCTCGGCGGAGCAAGCGAGGCACATCCCGACGCGGCAGGAGTACTCCTGTGCGATGCCCTCCTCGATGCAGGCCTTGAGGATAGTCTGCTTGTCGGAGACGGTGATGGTCTCGCCCGTGCCGACGAACTCGACGGTGTACTCGGTCATACCGCGGCCTATGAGCGACCGCACCAAAACTGT contains the following coding sequences:
- a CDS encoding MBL fold metallo-hydrolase — its product is MTPEELAARLARGDPTTVLDVRNRDEFEAWRVDGAGVTATQIPAIRFTQAEVRGTVDELAAEFRDAPSPVVVVCAEGRSSAHVADLLSEAGVPAENLETGMDGWARVYRARELPVRIADGDSNADATVLQYDRPSSGCLAYLVVAGDEAVVVDPLRAFADRYVEDARERGAEVVAAVDTHVHADHISGVSAVAERTEATAVFPAGATDRGLDFDARLVADGETIGIGDAELVAVHAPGHTTEMTAFRLGDLLFASDSLFLESVARPDLEDGDEGAPAAARRLHATLTERYGEFADDTLVAPTHYGPRTVPDETGAYVAELGTLRDRLGALSMDEAAFVSFVCSDMPPRPANYERIIETNLGRDSLSDEEAFEVELGPNNCAATSEA
- a CDS encoding 2Fe-2S iron-sulfur cluster-binding protein: MTEYTVEFVGTGETITVSDKQTILKACIEEGIAQEYSCRVGMCLACSAEILEGDVTQPAARGLTEEEAERFALTCMARPQSDLKLDRGVYPPSIEGDAAAAGTAADDD